TTAGGATGTGACCCTTCTGAAGTTATTCCTGCAAGTGCAAAAACAGGAATTGGTATAGAAGAAATTCTTACTGCAATTATAGAGCGAGTACCTGCTCCAAAAGGAAACCCAGATGAATCTTTACAAGCATTAATATTTGACTCTGTTTATAACCCTTTTAGAGGTGTTGAAACTTACTTTAGAGTCATTAATGGTAGCATTAAAAAGAATCAAGAGATTATGTTTATGGCCACCAAGAAAACCTATGGTGCAGATGAAGTGGGTACACTTAGGCTTAAACAGTTTCCTAGACAAGAAATTAAAACTGGTGATGTTGGTTACTTAATTACCGGAATAAAAGATGCACGAGAAGTAAAAGTTGGAGATACTATTACAGATGCTAAAAACCCTACCAAAAATATGATTGGTGGTTTTGAGGATGTAAAACCAATGGTTTTTGCTGGTATTTATCCTGTTGATACTGAAGATTTTGAAGAACTACGTTCAAGTATGGAAAAACTTCAGCTTAATGATGCGTCTTTAGTGTTTCAACCAGAAAGCTCTGCAGCATTAGGTTTTGGATTTAGATGTGGTTTCTTGGGAATGCTTCACCTAGAAATTATACAAGAGCGTTTAGAACGTGAGTTTGATATGACTGTAATTACTACAGTACCTAACGTATCTTACCACGCATTTACCAATAAGAATCCAGATGAAATATTATTGGTAAACAACCCTTCAGACCTTCCAGAACCATCTAAACTTAACCGCGTAGAAGAACCTTTTATTAAGGCAACAATAATTACAAAGTCAGACTTTGTAGGAAATGTTATGTCTCTTTGTATTGAAAAGCGTGGTATTATAACTAACCAAACTTATTTAACAACAGAGCGCGTTGAGTTAACGTTTGATATGCCATTAGCAGAAATTGTATTCGATTTTTATGATCGTCTTAAAACAGTTTCTAAAGGCTATGCATCTTTTGATTATTCGCCAATAGGTATGAAAGAATCTAAGCTTGTAAAAGTAGATGTTCTTTTAAATGGAAATACGGTTGATGCCCTTTCTGCCCTATTACACCAAGACAATGCTTATGATATTGGTAAAAAAATGTGTGAGAAGCTAAAAGAGCTAATTCCTAGACAGCAATTTGACATTCCTATACAAGCTGCCATTGGTGCTAAAATTATTGCTAGGGAGACCGTAAAAGCGCTTAGAAAAGATGTTACCGCAAAATGTTATGGTGGAGATATTTCTCGTAAGCGTAAACTTCTTGAAAAGCAGAAAAAAGGTAAAAAACGTATGCGCCAGGTTGGTAATGTAGAAATACCACAAGAAGCATTTATGGCTGTATTAAAGCTAAACGACTAAGTTTACTTGCAACAGTAATCTAACAAAAAAGGAAAGTCTTTTATTAAGACTTTCCTTTTTTAAAATATTAATGCTTTAAAAGATATACTAAACTATATTTTTTAAAGCATTTTTTATAAGTATTACATAGAGTTATCTTCATCTTCCATAGCAGTTGTAGAGTCTGCTAATTGCTCAACATCTATTGGTTTTCCTAGGTAAACTAATTTATGTCCTTCAAAATTTTCAACGTTTACATCTTTACTAAATGAGCTTAGTATATCTATTTGTCCATCTGCCTTTTTTATAAATAGAGGTACCATATCTTTTTCAGATTTAGTCATTTCTATAAGGCCTTCAAATTGTTCTTTAGTATCTATATCTATTTCTTGTATTGCTGGATATTTTCTAGCAACATCTGTAAGTTTTATATAATCATCTGTATGTGAGAATAAACCTTGTCTTGGGTTTTTTTGAGGGTTATTCATTTCTTCTGGGCTAATGAGTCTAAATGATCCATTTTCACCAAATTGAGCTTCAAATTTATCTAACGCATAGTTATTAATTTCTGCATTTCCTGTTAGAGCCATTAAGTACCCTACATCATTCAACTCAATATTACTTATTAAATCATCTGCATAAACACTAGCTTCCATTGCCTCTAAGCCTAATTCTTTTGCTTTTTTGATATTTAAGTTGTTACTATCTACCAAAACAACGTGACGCCCATTTTTATGAAGGTAGCTAGCTATTAAGCGGCTAACCTTTGAAGCGCCAATGATTAAAATGCCTTCTGAGTTTTTCAAAAATACACCCACTAGTTTGGCAAACATCCTTGCAGTTGTTGCATTTAATAATACCGTTCCTAACACTATCATAAATACCAATGGCGTAATGTACTCTGCGCCTTCAATTCCTTCTTGTGTTAGTTGTAAACCAAATAAGGAAGCAATACCTGCAGCAACAATACCACGTGGTCCTACCCAACTTATAAATAGTTTTTCATTAAGCTGTAATCCTGAGTTTATACTGCTTAAAAAGACGCCAAGAGGCCTAATTAGTAATACTACAATTGCAAATAGTACTACTGCATTCCAATTAAAGACTAATAGTAAATCATCTATATTAATATTAGCTGCAAGCAGAATAAATAGTATTGAAATTAATAATACAGAAAGAGATTCTTTAAAGTATAAAAGTTCCTTTATGTTAGGAAGGTTAATATTACCCATAACCATACCCATAACAACTACAGAAAGTAATCCGCTTTCGTGTGCAAACAAATCTGAAAGTACAAACACTGCTAATACCATAGCAAGTGTAAATACGTTTAGTAGGTAATGAGGAATCACATTTTTCTTTATTGCAAATGCTAAAGCATGAGCAAATGTAAAACCAAACGTAAAGCCAAAAAGTACAATTTTACCAAACTCTTCTAAAGCGGTAATAGTAAACTCGCTACCTGCTCCAACGCTTATAAATTCAAATACCAAAACGGCAAATAAAGCACCTATTGGATCTATTAAAATACCTTCCCATTTTAAAATAGCAGAAACATCTTTTTTTAGTGGCACGTTTCTAAGTATAGGTGAAATTACTGTAGGTCCAGTTACTATTATTAAAGCTGAAAACAAGAATGATATTGGCCAGCTTAAAAAGAAGATAAAATGTGCGGCTAACGCTGCTCCAAAAAATGTGACAATAACCCCAATTGAAATTAACTTAGTAATTACAGAACCCGTAGTTTTTATCTCACTTAACTTTAAAGTAAGACCACCTTCAAATAAAATAATTCCAATGGCAAGACTTACAAAGTAAAATAAGCTCTTTCCTGGAAATAAGCCTTTTTCACCATTCCATATAGGTTGTATTAATTTAACACCGCCATCTGTGTATAACGTTGCTAAAGGACCAACTAAAAGCCCAATTAAAATAAGCGGCAAAATTGCTGGGATTTTAAACTTCCAAGCAACCCATTGTGCCAATATTCCTAAAATGATGATACCTGCTAATTCTAACATTTACGTATTTTTTCGGGAAAATAACACCTTTTGAGCTCAAAACATAATGAGGACACGAAAAAAGGATATAATATTCTGTTAAATGCAAGGCACAATCCTCTAAACTTCGTTTTAATTTGAATAGCATTTAGTAATTTGCAAGCTATGACATTACACCCTATTGAATCTGGAAATTTTAAACTAGATGGTGGCGCTATGTTTGGCGTTGTTCCTAAAAGTTTATGGACAAGGACTAACCCTGCAGACGCTAATAATATGATTGATATGGCGGCTCGCTGCCTTTTAATTGAAGATGGCGACAGGCTTATTTTAATTGACACAGGTATGGGTGACAAACAAAGTGAAAAATTCTTTGGATATTACTATATGTGGGGAGACCATTCTTTAGATGCGTCTCTGGCCAAAGCTGGCTTTCATAGAGATGATATAACAGATGTTTTCTTAACACATTTACATTTTGACCACTGTGGTGGTTGTATAATAAACAATCCTAACGGTAACGGTTATCTGCCTGCTTTTAAAAACGCTAAATTTTGGACCAATGAAAACCATTGGAATTGGGCTGTAAACCCTAATGCAAGAGAAAAAGCATCTTTTTTAAAAGAGAACATCTTGCCAATGCAAGATAGCGGACAACTTAACTTTATCAAGAAAACGACTAAAGATTCTTTCCAAACATCATCTGAGTTAGATTTTGGAATCTTTTTTGCAGATGGTCACACAGAAAAACAAATGATTCCGAGGATAGACTATAAAGGAAAAACACTTGTATTTGCAGCAGATTTATTACCAACTGCCGGCCACATACCGCTACCTTATGTAATGGGTTATGATACAAGGCCGCTATTAACCTTAGATGAAAAAGCACAGTTTTTAAACGAAGCTGCAGACCATAATCATTACATATTTTTAGAACACGATGCTCATAATGAAATTATAACCGTGCAACATACAGACAAAGGCGTTCGTCTTAAAGATACTTACACATTTAATCAATTATTTAAATAACTAAAACACATGACTATAAAATTTCCTGCGGTAGCAACTGCCGCTATTACAGCTAGTATTATACTTTCAGGTTGTGGAAGTGCAGTACCTACTATTGTTTCTACACCATTAGAAAACATAGATAAGCAACCTCTAAAGACAACAAGCCTAAATGAGGTACAATTAAAAGGTTGGGGTGGCGCAGATATTGTAAGCGATACTATTCCAGGAATGAGTGTTGAAAAAGCCTACACAGAAATCATTAAAGACAAACAAGGACAAAGCGTTATTGTTGCTGTAATAGATAGTGGTGTAGATATAGAACATGAAGACCTTAAAAATGTAATCTGGACCAATACAGATGAAATTCCAAATAATGGAATTGATGATGATAAAAATGGTTACATAGATGATATTCACGGATGGAATTTCCTAGGTGATATTGTTGAAGAAAACATGGAATATGTGAGAATTCTTCGTGATGGCTACTCAAAGTTTGAAAACGCATCTGCTTCAGATTTTTCTGGAGAAGACTTAGAAGCTTACAACCAGTATGTTGAAGCTAAAGCAGAATATGATAAAGAATACGGAGAAGCTATTCAAAACAAACAACAGTACGAAGGTATTTACCAACAGCTTAAAGCTGCACATTCCGCAGTAAGCAAAGAAATAGGTAAAGAAGATTATACCAAGAAAGAATTGTCTGAAATGACAACAACATCTGAGCAATTAGGGCAATACAAAGGTTTTCTTACGCAAATGTATACATATGCAGAAGGTCAAACTATTCCAGAATTTATGGAAGGTATAAAAGAAGGCGTAGATTATTTTGCAGGTCGATTAAACTCACATTTTAATCAAAAATTAAATGCTAGAGCAACTATATTAAAAGACAATCCAGACGATTGGTCAACGCGTTATTACGGTAATAATGATGTAGATGGTCCAGACCCTAAAAAAGCAGATGCAAAACACGGTACACACGTTGCTGGTATTATTGCAGCATCTAGAAATAATGGTGTTGGTATGAACGGTGTTGCACAAAATGTTGAGATTATGGTTATACGTGCAGTGCCAGATGGTGATGAGTATGACAAGGATATAGCAAATGCAATACGCTATGCTGTAGATAATGGTGCTAAGGTTATTAATACAAGTTTCGGAAAGTATTTCTCTACACATCCAGAATGGGTAAATGATGCTATAGAATATGCAGCTAAAAAAGATGTTCTAATCGTAAATGCCGCTGGAAATGAAGGTTTAAACCTAGATGAAAAAAGAGTGTATCCAAACGATCAAACACCTACAGAACCAAAGGAAATATCTGATACATTTTTAACAGTAGGTTCATTAACATACACATATGGAGCAGAAATGGTATCGTCTTTTTCAAATTACGGAAAAAGCAATGTAGATGTATTTGCACCAGGTTCTAAAATTTGGTCCACAACACCATTAAACGAGTATGAGTACTTACAAGGAACATCTATGGCCGCGCCTGCAGCTGCTGGCGTTGCTGCTATGGTTCGTT
This region of Croceibacter atlanticus HTCC2559 genomic DNA includes:
- the lepA gene encoding translation elongation factor 4 produces the protein MKHIRNFCIIAHIDHGKSTLADRLLDFTGSVTAREAQAQLLDSMDLERERGITIKSHAIQMNYTHKGEEYTLNLIDTPGHVDFSYEVSRSIAACEGALLVVDAAQSIQAQTISNLYLALENDLEIIPVLNKVDLPSASPEEVTDDIVDLLGCDPSEVIPASAKTGIGIEEILTAIIERVPAPKGNPDESLQALIFDSVYNPFRGVETYFRVINGSIKKNQEIMFMATKKTYGADEVGTLRLKQFPRQEIKTGDVGYLITGIKDAREVKVGDTITDAKNPTKNMIGGFEDVKPMVFAGIYPVDTEDFEELRSSMEKLQLNDASLVFQPESSAALGFGFRCGFLGMLHLEIIQERLEREFDMTVITTVPNVSYHAFTNKNPDEILLVNNPSDLPEPSKLNRVEEPFIKATIITKSDFVGNVMSLCIEKRGIITNQTYLTTERVELTFDMPLAEIVFDFYDRLKTVSKGYASFDYSPIGMKESKLVKVDVLLNGNTVDALSALLHQDNAYDIGKKMCEKLKELIPRQQFDIPIQAAIGAKIIARETVKALRKDVTAKCYGGDISRKRKLLEKQKKGKKRMRQVGNVEIPQEAFMAVLKLND
- a CDS encoding cation:proton antiporter, which encodes MLELAGIIILGILAQWVAWKFKIPAILPLILIGLLVGPLATLYTDGGVKLIQPIWNGEKGLFPGKSLFYFVSLAIGIILFEGGLTLKLSEIKTTGSVITKLISIGVIVTFFGAALAAHFIFFLSWPISFLFSALIIVTGPTVISPILRNVPLKKDVSAILKWEGILIDPIGALFAVLVFEFISVGAGSEFTITALEEFGKIVLFGFTFGFTFAHALAFAIKKNVIPHYLLNVFTLAMVLAVFVLSDLFAHESGLLSVVVMGMVMGNINLPNIKELLYFKESLSVLLISILFILLAANINIDDLLLVFNWNAVVLFAIVVLLIRPLGVFLSSINSGLQLNEKLFISWVGPRGIVAAGIASLFGLQLTQEGIEGAEYITPLVFMIVLGTVLLNATTARMFAKLVGVFLKNSEGILIIGASKVSRLIASYLHKNGRHVVLVDSNNLNIKKAKELGLEAMEASVYADDLISNIELNDVGYLMALTGNAEINNYALDKFEAQFGENGSFRLISPEEMNNPQKNPRQGLFSHTDDYIKLTDVARKYPAIQEIDIDTKEQFEGLIEMTKSEKDMVPLFIKKADGQIDILSSFSKDVNVENFEGHKLVYLGKPIDVEQLADSTTAMEDEDNSM
- a CDS encoding MBL fold metallo-hydrolase, whose translation is MTLHPIESGNFKLDGGAMFGVVPKSLWTRTNPADANNMIDMAARCLLIEDGDRLILIDTGMGDKQSEKFFGYYYMWGDHSLDASLAKAGFHRDDITDVFLTHLHFDHCGGCIINNPNGNGYLPAFKNAKFWTNENHWNWAVNPNAREKASFLKENILPMQDSGQLNFIKKTTKDSFQTSSELDFGIFFADGHTEKQMIPRIDYKGKTLVFAADLLPTAGHIPLPYVMGYDTRPLLTLDEKAQFLNEAADHNHYIFLEHDAHNEIITVQHTDKGVRLKDTYTFNQLFK
- a CDS encoding S8 family peptidase, which translates into the protein MTIKFPAVATAAITASIILSGCGSAVPTIVSTPLENIDKQPLKTTSLNEVQLKGWGGADIVSDTIPGMSVEKAYTEIIKDKQGQSVIVAVIDSGVDIEHEDLKNVIWTNTDEIPNNGIDDDKNGYIDDIHGWNFLGDIVEENMEYVRILRDGYSKFENASASDFSGEDLEAYNQYVEAKAEYDKEYGEAIQNKQQYEGIYQQLKAAHSAVSKEIGKEDYTKKELSEMTTTSEQLGQYKGFLTQMYTYAEGQTIPEFMEGIKEGVDYFAGRLNSHFNQKLNARATILKDNPDDWSTRYYGNNDVDGPDPKKADAKHGTHVAGIIAASRNNGVGMNGVAQNVEIMVIRAVPDGDEYDKDIANAIRYAVDNGAKVINTSFGKYFSTHPEWVNDAIEYAAKKDVLIVNAAGNEGLNLDEKRVYPNDQTPTEPKEISDTFLTVGSLTYTYGAEMVSSFSNYGKSNVDVFAPGSKIWSTTPLNEYEYLQGTSMAAPAAAGVAAMVRSYFPNLKASEVKQVLMESGLSTTQTVVVGGESSNTKPFTSLSTSGKMVNLYNALILASKK